A DNA window from Paenibacillus sp. HWE-109 contains the following coding sequences:
- a CDS encoding DUF1292 domain-containing protein — translation MSTTPSDVLRKAYGDDIILFDEQNESTVYHLLKEFVYGDYTYAVLQSDALKKEDDVAVFRVITDADGQYELETIEDDDEWETVSELYDEMVFPDQDDV, via the coding sequence ATGAGTACGACGCCTTCCGACGTATTGCGCAAAGCTTACGGGGATGATATTATCTTGTTTGACGAGCAAAATGAGTCAACGGTGTATCATCTGCTGAAAGAGTTTGTGTATGGAGATTACACGTACGCAGTTTTGCAATCCGATGCGCTCAAGAAGGAAGACGATGTAGCTGTTTTCCGAGTGATCACGGATGCAGATGGGCAGTACGAATTGGAGACCATCGAAGATGACGATGAGTGGGAAACCGTCTCAGAACTTTACGACGAGATGGTATTTCCAGATCAGGATGATGTGTAA
- a CDS encoding peptidase U32 family protein — protein MKKPELVVSCSSVAELQRLIEAGADAVIIGEERYGMRLPGEIKLDEIQKAVAWAHEKQAKVYVAVNKIFDNASLDGLFEYMSKLQEYGVDAVIFGDPSVLMAAHSLAKPIALHWNAEMTSTNYATANYWGKQGATRVVLARELNMEQVLAFKQQTELAVEVQVHGITNIYHSKRELVKNYIEHQGNDASTQDRSIERGLFLIEHERRDQRYPVYEDGNGTHIMSSEDICMLENLPELMDGQVDSLKIEGLLKSEAYNETVVRGYRAAIDAYAADPQGYEFRQEWLDAIAGLQDPERELSYGFFYKEQVY, from the coding sequence GTGAAGAAACCAGAACTAGTAGTAAGCTGCAGCAGTGTCGCTGAATTGCAACGATTAATTGAAGCGGGCGCTGATGCTGTAATTATCGGGGAAGAGCGATATGGCATGCGCCTTCCGGGAGAGATCAAGCTCGATGAAATCCAGAAAGCAGTAGCTTGGGCGCATGAGAAACAAGCTAAAGTTTATGTGGCTGTAAACAAAATTTTCGATAATGCTTCGTTGGATGGCTTGTTCGAATATATGAGCAAATTGCAGGAATATGGCGTGGATGCAGTTATTTTTGGTGATCCGTCCGTGTTAATGGCTGCACACAGTTTGGCTAAGCCGATAGCACTGCACTGGAACGCGGAGATGACGTCGACGAATTACGCAACAGCGAATTATTGGGGCAAGCAAGGAGCAACACGTGTTGTGCTGGCCAGAGAGTTGAACATGGAACAGGTTCTGGCTTTTAAGCAGCAGACGGAACTGGCGGTTGAGGTTCAAGTTCATGGAATTACCAATATCTATCACTCCAAGCGTGAGCTTGTCAAAAATTATATCGAGCATCAGGGCAATGATGCTTCTACACAAGATCGTTCAATAGAGCGGGGGCTATTTCTGATCGAACATGAACGCCGTGATCAGCGGTACCCTGTTTATGAAGACGGCAACGGCACCCACATTATGAGCTCGGAGGATATCTGTATGCTGGAAAACCTGCCAGAGCTCATGGATGGTCAAGTAGATAGCTTGAAAATTGAAGGTTTATTGAAATCTGAGGCCTATAATGAAACTGTAGTAAGAGGATATCGGGCTGCCATCGATGCTTATGCCGCAGATCCACAAGGGTACGAGTTCAGGCAGGAATGGCTGGATGCCATAGCTGGTCTGCAAGACCCTGAACGTGAATTGTCATATGGATTTTTCTACAAAGAACAGGTTTATTGA
- the mltG gene encoding endolytic transglycosylase MltG → MNNLLEQENEQNKPKRSKVKVTLLVIGLLLLIIIGTAGGIGLYIANALQPVDAAEQEVRVSIQPGSGSALIAKELETKGLIKNSSIFTYYLKWNKQGSKFQAGEYSMKPGMTFDEMIDKLNRGDIVKEDMIRITIPEGYTIDQIAAKISEQTPWKKEAFLQIADAPIDIKTEATASIPDNKNLKHRLEGYLFPETYEFKKGSSEQEFIERTLQQLDKKLATLPPDWKDKLKERGLSIHQMLTIASLIEREVVVDEERALVSGVIQNRLKKNMPLQIDATVQYLFDKSKDRLLEKDLQIQSPYNTYLNVGLPPGPIASPSLASMKAAIYPEETKYLFYVTKKDGTKGHLFAETFEAHKKNIAESKKAGN, encoded by the coding sequence GTGAATAACTTGCTTGAGCAAGAGAATGAACAGAATAAGCCCAAACGAAGCAAGGTGAAAGTCACCCTGCTTGTGATTGGTTTATTGCTGCTCATTATTATTGGCACAGCAGGCGGTATAGGCCTGTATATTGCGAATGCTTTGCAGCCTGTCGATGCTGCTGAACAGGAAGTACGAGTTTCGATACAGCCAGGTTCGGGATCTGCGTTAATCGCCAAAGAATTGGAAACCAAAGGACTTATTAAGAACTCATCGATTTTCACGTATTATTTGAAATGGAACAAACAAGGCTCGAAATTTCAAGCAGGCGAATATAGCATGAAGCCAGGTATGACGTTCGATGAGATGATTGACAAGCTGAATAGAGGCGATATCGTCAAGGAAGATATGATACGCATCACCATTCCTGAAGGCTATACCATTGATCAAATTGCCGCCAAAATTAGTGAGCAGACGCCTTGGAAAAAAGAAGCTTTTCTACAAATAGCTGACGCGCCAATTGATATTAAGACAGAGGCGACTGCATCGATTCCCGATAATAAGAATCTCAAGCACCGGCTAGAAGGTTATTTGTTCCCTGAGACCTATGAATTCAAGAAAGGCTCGAGTGAACAAGAGTTCATAGAGCGCACTTTGCAGCAGTTGGATAAGAAACTAGCAACGCTTCCTCCTGATTGGAAGGACAAGCTCAAGGAGCGTGGGCTTAGCATTCACCAGATGCTGACGATTGCTTCTTTGATAGAGCGGGAAGTTGTGGTCGACGAAGAACGCGCGCTTGTCTCAGGCGTGATCCAGAATCGTTTAAAGAAGAATATGCCTTTGCAAATTGATGCAACGGTCCAATACTTATTTGATAAGTCCAAAGACAGACTGCTGGAGAAGGATCTGCAGATCCAAAGTCCTTATAATACGTATTTAAACGTTGGTTTGCCGCCAGGGCCGATTGCCAGTCCAAGTCTCGCTTCGATGAAAGCGGCTATTTATCCCGAAGAAACGAAGTATTTGTTCTATGTAACGAAAAAGGATGGTACGAAGGGACATCTGTTTGCAGAAACCTTTGAAGCGCATAAGAAGAATATTGCTGAAAGTAAAAAGGCCGGAAACTAA